A stretch of the Bdellovibrio sp. 22V genome encodes the following:
- a CDS encoding PQQ-binding-like beta-propeller repeat protein: protein MKIKALFAVYCLIVVAFLVRAELKTLPLLEPDLSFVKLQHPIQGATIEYAVSELSTRSPLSTYRGGSQRQGWEQSSAPLFKNFQLKWKVENLNTGIHRASKSSPAADESGFYIADDTGFLRAYDWEGRLRWQFYDEVSAKGFHSTPLTDQDTVYVGDYAGYIYAFNKENGEIRWITKAGITVGSSPFMHEGVLYVGIELGDPDGFLLALDARTGAWLWTSPFIGNHPHASPALSSDGKSLLMGSNTGEMKAFARTNGEPLWSFATKDDIKCAASIYDDQAFFVSWDGYLYALDANSGVQKWKVALDDGAMSCPSLSADGQKIAVTGYRRNFVVDRKTGSTLWSAPIANKESRAQASPLILQYANQEVVLFLCAETALCVQDLNSGQVLQKIEMGSSFSASPIYYKNHLLLSTVDNGLLVFTQ, encoded by the coding sequence ATGAAAATAAAAGCTCTGTTCGCCGTCTACTGTCTTATTGTTGTCGCTTTTCTGGTGCGCGCTGAATTGAAAACGCTGCCGCTTTTAGAACCGGATCTTAGCTTTGTAAAACTCCAGCATCCCATCCAAGGCGCGACGATTGAATACGCCGTCAGCGAGCTTTCCACGCGCTCGCCGCTCTCGACGTATCGTGGAGGGTCGCAACGTCAAGGCTGGGAGCAAAGCTCTGCACCTCTGTTTAAGAATTTTCAGTTGAAATGGAAAGTTGAAAATCTAAATACCGGTATTCATCGCGCCAGCAAAAGTTCCCCGGCTGCGGATGAAAGCGGATTTTATATCGCCGACGACACCGGATTCTTGCGGGCTTACGATTGGGAAGGCCGTTTGCGTTGGCAATTTTATGATGAAGTCAGTGCGAAGGGTTTTCACTCGACACCGCTCACCGATCAAGACACTGTCTATGTCGGAGATTACGCCGGTTACATCTATGCCTTCAATAAAGAAAACGGCGAGATTCGCTGGATCACCAAAGCCGGAATCACCGTCGGTTCATCCCCATTCATGCACGAAGGTGTTCTTTACGTCGGGATAGAACTTGGTGATCCTGATGGATTTTTACTTGCGCTCGATGCTCGAACTGGAGCGTGGTTGTGGACGTCCCCCTTTATCGGCAATCACCCGCATGCATCTCCGGCGTTGAGCAGCGATGGCAAAAGTCTTTTGATGGGATCCAACACCGGGGAAATGAAAGCCTTCGCCCGCACCAACGGGGAACCGCTTTGGTCCTTTGCCACGAAGGATGATATTAAGTGCGCGGCAAGTATTTATGATGATCAAGCCTTCTTCGTTTCCTGGGACGGATATCTTTATGCACTGGATGCGAACTCGGGCGTCCAAAAATGGAAAGTGGCTTTAGATGACGGGGCCATGAGTTGTCCATCGCTGAGTGCCGACGGTCAAAAGATCGCCGTTACCGGCTATCGCAGAAATTTTGTTGTCGACAGAAAAACCGGAAGCACCCTCTGGTCGGCGCCGATTGCAAACAAAGAATCACGCGCGCAAGCAAGTCCACTGATCTTGCAGTATGCAAATCAAGAGGTTGTTCTTTTCCTTTGCGCGGAAACGGCGTTGTGCGTGCAGGACTTAAATTCCGGTCAGGTCCTTCAGAAAATAGAAATGGGGAGTTCTTTTTCCGCCTCCCCTATTTACTATAAGAATCATCTTTTATTATCGACCGTCGACAACGGCCTTTTGGTTTTTACTCAATAG